One Clupea harengus chromosome 3, Ch_v2.0.2, whole genome shotgun sequence DNA window includes the following coding sequences:
- the calub gene encoding calumenin-B isoform X2, with protein MDPRVLLMCVGVCVVLASGKPMEKKDRVHPDVLSNLEHDDAESFDYDHEAFLGQEEAKTFDQLTPEESKERLGMMVERMDEDGDGFVSVEEMRTWIKHAQKRWIYQDVDRQWQDEQDPEDGFSYRQMMTRDERRFKMADKDGDLKADKEEFTAFLHPEEYDYMKDIVVIETMEDIDKNGDGFIDLNEYIGDMYNRDGDGTEPEWVRTERQQFTEFRDKNKDGRMDREETRDWILPSDYDHAEAEAKHLVYESDSDQDGRLTKEEIVQKYDLFVGSQATDFGEALVRHDEF; from the exons ATGGATCCGCGTGTactgttgatgtgtgtgggagtgtgtgtggtgctggccAGTGGGAAGCCTATGGAGAAGAAGGACCGCGTGCATCCAGACGTCCTGAGCAACCTGGAGCACGACGACGCCGAGAGCTTTGACTACGACCATGAAGCGTTCCTCGGACAGGAAGAAGCCAAGACCTTTGACCAGCTAACACCggaagagagcaaagagagactggg tATGATGGTGGAGCGTATGGACGAGGACGGCGACGGCTTCGTGTCCGTGGAAGAGATGAGGACCTGGATCAAACACGCTCAGAAGCGCTGGATCTACCAGGACGTGGACCGACAGTGGCAAG acgagCAGGACCCTGAGGATGGCTTCAGCTACAGACAGATGATGACCCGAGACGAGCGGCGCTTCAAGATGGCGGATAAAGACGGAGACCTGAAGGCTGATAAGGAGGAGTTCACCGCCTTCCTTCACCCAGAGGAGTACGACTACATGAAGGACATCGTTGTCAtc GAGACTATGGAAGACATTGACAAGAATGGAGATGGATTTATTGATTTGAATGAATATATAG gcgACATGTATAACCGGGACGGTGATGGCACTGAGCCGGAGTGGGTTCGTACGGAGCGCCAGCAGTTCACCGAGttcagagacaaaaacaaagatggccGCATGGACCGCGAGGAGACTCGCGACTGGATCCTCCCGTCCGACTACGACCACGCTGAAGCTGAGGCCAAACACCTGGTCTACGAGTCTGATTCTGaccag gacgggCGGCTGACGAAGGAGGAGATCGTTCAGAAGTATGACCTGTTTGTGGGCAGCCAGGCCACTGACTTTGGAGAGGCCTTGGTCCGACACGACGAGTTctaa
- the calub gene encoding calumenin-B isoform X1 produces the protein MDPRVLLMCVGVCVVLASGKPMEKKDRVHPDVLSNLEHDDAESFDYDHEAFLGQEEAKTFDQLTPEESKERLGMMVERMDEDGDGFVSVEEMRTWIKHAQKRWIYQDVDRQWQGHDLNGDNHVTWDEYKNATYGYILDEQDPEDGFSYRQMMTRDERRFKMADKDGDLKADKEEFTAFLHPEEYDYMKDIVVIETMEDIDKNGDGFIDLNEYIGDMYNRDGDGTEPEWVRTERQQFTEFRDKNKDGRMDREETRDWILPSDYDHAEAEAKHLVYESDSDQDGRLTKEEIVQKYDLFVGSQATDFGEALVRHDEF, from the exons ATGGATCCGCGTGTactgttgatgtgtgtgggagtgtgtgtggtgctggccAGTGGGAAGCCTATGGAGAAGAAGGACCGCGTGCATCCAGACGTCCTGAGCAACCTGGAGCACGACGACGCCGAGAGCTTTGACTACGACCATGAAGCGTTCCTCGGACAGGAAGAAGCCAAGACCTTTGACCAGCTAACACCggaagagagcaaagagagactggg tATGATGGTGGAGCGTATGGACGAGGACGGCGACGGCTTCGTGTCCGTGGAAGAGATGAGGACCTGGATCAAACACGCTCAGAAGCGCTGGATCTACCAGGACGTGGACCGACAGTGGCAAGGTCACGACCTCAACGGAGACAATCATGTCACCTGGGACGAGTACAAGAATGCCACCTATGGATAcatcctgg acgagCAGGACCCTGAGGATGGCTTCAGCTACAGACAGATGATGACCCGAGACGAGCGGCGCTTCAAGATGGCGGATAAAGACGGAGACCTGAAGGCTGATAAGGAGGAGTTCACCGCCTTCCTTCACCCAGAGGAGTACGACTACATGAAGGACATCGTTGTCAtc GAGACTATGGAAGACATTGACAAGAATGGAGATGGATTTATTGATTTGAATGAATATATAG gcgACATGTATAACCGGGACGGTGATGGCACTGAGCCGGAGTGGGTTCGTACGGAGCGCCAGCAGTTCACCGAGttcagagacaaaaacaaagatggccGCATGGACCGCGAGGAGACTCGCGACTGGATCCTCCCGTCCGACTACGACCACGCTGAAGCTGAGGCCAAACACCTGGTCTACGAGTCTGATTCTGaccag gacgggCGGCTGACGAAGGAGGAGATCGTTCAGAAGTATGACCTGTTTGTGGGCAGCCAGGCCACTGACTTTGGAGAGGCCTTGGTCCGACACGACGAGTTctaa